In Marisediminicola antarctica, one DNA window encodes the following:
- a CDS encoding IS110 family transposase, whose amino-acid sequence MDVVHERAAGMDISKRDVKVCVRVPGKRPGTFEQKVTTWGATTSQVLELREHLLANRVTTVVMEATGDYWKPFYYLLESVLPVTLVNARDVRNFPGRKTDVSDAGWLAQLAAHGLVRASFVPPEPIRELRDLTRTRATIVQERSRHIQRIEKILEDAGIKLSSVVSQLNGVSARSILDALVAGERDPVKLAALAKGRLRAKIPELVEALTGRFRDHHAFMVNLHLTQLDHSATLIDEITARIEVVMEPFRVFRETLTTIPGVSVRVADVIIAETGGNMHIFPSPGHLASWAGVCPGSNESAGRVKSTKTRPGNAHLKAALGISALVITRQKNTHLAVKYRRIAARRGSIKAIVALEHSILVAVWKMGTTGEAFTELGPNYYSNRHPDRTKSNAINQLRTLGYQVTLTPTAA is encoded by the coding sequence ATGGACGTGGTCCATGAGCGTGCTGCGGGGATGGATATCTCCAAGCGGGACGTGAAGGTCTGTGTTCGAGTGCCTGGGAAACGGCCCGGGACGTTCGAGCAGAAAGTTACTACCTGGGGTGCAACAACGTCGCAGGTGCTGGAGTTGCGGGAGCATCTCCTCGCGAACCGGGTGACAACGGTTGTGATGGAGGCGACCGGTGATTATTGGAAGCCGTTCTACTATCTGTTGGAATCGGTGCTGCCGGTGACGCTTGTCAACGCGCGGGATGTGCGTAATTTCCCGGGCCGGAAAACGGATGTCTCGGACGCGGGCTGGCTGGCCCAACTGGCCGCTCACGGACTGGTGCGGGCCTCGTTCGTGCCACCGGAACCGATCCGGGAGTTGCGGGATCTGACCCGGACCCGGGCCACGATCGTGCAGGAGCGCAGCCGGCATATCCAGCGGATCGAGAAGATCCTCGAGGACGCCGGGATCAAGCTGTCCTCGGTGGTGTCCCAGCTGAACGGGGTCTCGGCGCGCAGCATCCTCGATGCCCTGGTCGCCGGGGAACGCGACCCCGTGAAACTTGCCGCTCTGGCCAAGGGCCGGCTGCGGGCGAAGATCCCGGAACTGGTCGAAGCCCTCACCGGACGGTTTAGGGACCACCACGCGTTCATGGTGAACCTGCACCTCACCCAACTCGATCACAGTGCGACCCTGATCGATGAGATCACCGCCCGAATCGAGGTGGTGATGGAACCCTTTCGGGTCTTTCGAGAGACCCTCACCACCATTCCGGGGGTCTCTGTTCGTGTTGCGGACGTGATCATCGCCGAGACCGGCGGGAACATGCATATTTTCCCCAGCCCCGGACATCTTGCGTCCTGGGCCGGGGTCTGTCCGGGATCGAACGAGTCCGCGGGACGAGTGAAATCGACCAAAACGCGCCCCGGTAATGCGCACCTGAAGGCCGCCCTCGGGATCTCCGCCCTGGTCATCACCCGACAGAAGAACACGCACCTCGCCGTGAAATACCGACGGATCGCCGCTCGGCGCGGCAGCATCAAGGCGATCGTCGCCCTCGAGCACAGCATCCTTGTCGCCGTCTGGAAGATGGGCACCACCGGGGAAGCCTTCACCGAACTCGGACCGAACTACTACTCCAACCGCCACCCCGACCGAACAAAATCCAACGCCATCAACCAGCTCCGCACCCTCGGATACCAGGTGACCCTCACCCCCACCGCAGCCTAA
- a CDS encoding NAD(P)H-quinone dehydrogenase, which translates to MSYEFERKHRIAILGGGPGGYEAALAGAQLGADVTLVERIGVGGSAVLTDVVPSKTLIATAEASNSIGEATDLGVQFFTRGDSGRPVRPEVAVNLSAVNTRLLRLARQQSEDMKSGLIKAGVRVVQGDGRLDGPQRLIVATGRGKGATDFDEVNADTVIVSVGASPRILPTAQPDGERIFTWTQLYTLKAIPEHLIVVGSGVTGAEFASAYTALGSKVTLISSRDQVLPGEDADAARVIEDVFKRNGMTVLAKSRAESVKRTKEGVVATLSDGRTVEGTHCLLAVGSIPNTAGIGLEEAGIQLTESGHIRVNRVARTSVPSIYAAGDCSNFLPLASVASMQGRTAVYHAMGDAVNPTELRNVTSNIFTQPEIATVGWTQKQIEDGLAQGDIYKLPLASNPRAKMQGIKEGFVKLFARTGSGTVIGGVIVAPHASELILPIAIAIEHRLTVDQIAQAFAVYPSLSGSITDAARAMHIVA; encoded by the coding sequence ATGTCCTATGAGTTCGAGCGAAAGCACCGCATTGCCATCCTCGGGGGAGGCCCGGGCGGATACGAGGCCGCTCTCGCCGGCGCCCAACTTGGGGCCGACGTCACTCTCGTCGAACGAATCGGGGTTGGCGGCTCAGCCGTGCTCACCGATGTGGTGCCGTCGAAGACACTCATTGCCACCGCCGAGGCATCCAACTCCATCGGCGAGGCCACCGATCTGGGCGTGCAGTTCTTCACCCGCGGCGACTCCGGGCGGCCCGTGCGCCCCGAGGTCGCGGTCAACCTCTCCGCGGTCAACACTCGACTGCTTCGACTGGCCCGCCAGCAGTCGGAGGACATGAAGTCCGGCTTGATCAAGGCAGGCGTGCGCGTCGTGCAGGGCGACGGCCGGCTCGACGGGCCGCAGCGGCTGATCGTCGCCACCGGACGTGGCAAAGGCGCGACGGACTTCGACGAGGTCAACGCCGACACCGTGATCGTCTCGGTCGGCGCGAGCCCGCGCATCCTTCCCACGGCGCAGCCCGACGGTGAGCGCATCTTCACCTGGACCCAGCTCTACACACTGAAGGCGATCCCCGAGCACCTCATCGTTGTCGGCTCGGGTGTGACAGGGGCCGAGTTCGCCTCGGCCTACACCGCGCTCGGCTCGAAGGTCACGCTCATCTCGAGCCGCGACCAGGTGCTCCCGGGCGAGGATGCCGATGCCGCGCGCGTCATCGAGGACGTGTTCAAGCGCAACGGCATGACGGTGCTCGCGAAGTCGCGCGCCGAGTCGGTCAAGCGCACCAAGGAGGGTGTCGTCGCGACGCTCTCCGACGGCCGCACGGTCGAGGGTACTCACTGCCTGCTCGCGGTCGGCTCGATCCCGAACACCGCCGGTATCGGACTCGAAGAGGCCGGCATCCAGCTCACCGAGTCCGGCCATATTCGGGTCAACCGGGTGGCGCGCACCTCGGTGCCGAGCATCTACGCGGCCGGCGACTGCTCCAACTTCCTGCCGCTCGCCTCTGTGGCCTCGATGCAGGGCCGCACGGCGGTTTACCACGCGATGGGGGACGCCGTGAACCCGACCGAGCTGCGCAACGTGACCTCGAACATCTTCACGCAGCCCGAGATCGCGACCGTCGGCTGGACGCAGAAGCAGATCGAGGACGGCCTCGCCCAGGGCGACATCTACAAGCTGCCGCTCGCCTCGAACCCGCGTGCGAAGATGCAGGGCATCAAGGAGGGCTTCGTGAAGCTCTTCGCCCGCACCGGGTCGGGCACCGTGATTGGCGGCGTCATCGTCGCGCCGCACGCGTCGGAGCTCATCCTGCCGATCGCGATCGCGATCGAGCACCGCCTGACCGTCGACCAGATCGCGCAGGCCTTCGCGGTGTACCCGTCGCTGTCGGGCAGCATCACGGATGCCGCGCGGGCGATGCACATCGTCGCGTAA
- a CDS encoding glycosyl hydrolase: protein MRIIALRPFAALIAGLLVASAAVGGGTAAASTHLADAASPVSSGAITVERMGGPDRYAVAIAVSRRAFPVRAPIVFVATGANYPDALSAAPAAAKLGGPLLLTHPTALSAAVRDEITRLAPAKIVVAGGPAAVPDAVLASLRTLAPVVVRLGGADRYVVSRAIADYARGTGSPSAYIATGTNFPDALSAGSAAGGAGAPVVLVRGTQPTLDTPTRELLARLGAKAVRLVGGPAVLSPALSESFTRAGFDVTRLSGADRFAASVSVNADAYSRSSTVYLATGHQFPDALAGAVLAAKDRAPLFIIPSTCVPSAVLHQISALGATRVVLLGGPGALSERVFSLTSCGQTVRTPPPTPPPAPAPTPVPVPVPGPTRAPEQLVFPDEQVAPLIAAIPTRSPKSLGPDRLADGVTPPTNRWFSGLVFGASPEPVFPLPLSFALTARGFNFGVPKVSAGADTIFGGHSPQLSVDTGATSAVVSSYDDASITIEQHTADGVLGTVVIAQGSPLVTFTASRAATITLGQPVTPSGPGVWSSTAAGNQFGLVTKGSVTALSVSLTAGQTAVWVAVPRGGNLASLVKYAGGVTGVDVSYSVDEAAATTTLDYLGAGDTLIAAMPHQQSTLGSVTGCGLGSYPSVYGELTLCAGPGISWSAPRLAPAASLGAGSLHANDRATLLEQLARDVAATPPLPGDTYFGGKALYRLANLLSLATELGDDTSAAILGDRLGRALTEWTQPHGCAIRGERCFVYDEKARGIVGLAASFGSEEFNDHHFHYGYFLHAASIAVAHDPSLMPKIAPVINLLAADIASAGSPGYFPERRVFDAYAGHSWASGTSPFADGNNQESSSEAVTAWNGLALWGAATGNKALVQQAEWMLASEADSARAYWTDFDLDAPVYDGFSHTITSLNWGGKRDYATWFSGEPSAKLGILVLPMSPVAGYLAGDAGRIALNLAPATPAGFDVMFGDYLLMYAALGGPAAADDALARARVLPGRRIDDGNSRSYLLAFIMTR, encoded by the coding sequence GTGAGAATCATCGCTCTGAGACCATTTGCCGCGCTCATCGCCGGACTGCTCGTGGCCTCGGCGGCCGTAGGAGGGGGCACCGCGGCGGCGTCGACCCACCTCGCGGATGCCGCCAGCCCAGTGTCGTCAGGTGCCATCACGGTCGAGCGGATGGGCGGCCCTGACCGCTACGCCGTCGCGATCGCGGTGTCCCGCCGCGCCTTCCCGGTGCGGGCGCCGATCGTCTTCGTTGCGACGGGCGCCAACTATCCGGATGCGCTCAGCGCCGCGCCCGCCGCCGCGAAGCTCGGTGGCCCGCTGCTGCTCACCCACCCCACCGCTCTGTCGGCGGCCGTGCGCGACGAGATCACGCGGCTCGCCCCCGCGAAAATCGTCGTGGCCGGTGGCCCGGCCGCGGTGCCGGATGCTGTGCTCGCGTCGCTGCGGACGCTTGCCCCGGTGGTCGTGCGCCTGGGCGGCGCCGACCGGTACGTCGTATCGCGCGCGATCGCCGACTACGCGCGCGGCACCGGATCACCCTCCGCCTATATCGCGACGGGCACCAACTTTCCCGACGCGCTCTCGGCGGGTTCTGCCGCCGGCGGCGCCGGCGCCCCTGTCGTGCTCGTCAGGGGCACTCAGCCGACCCTCGACACACCGACGCGCGAGCTGCTCGCGCGCCTCGGCGCGAAGGCAGTGAGGCTCGTCGGGGGGCCCGCCGTACTGTCGCCTGCGCTCTCCGAGTCGTTCACGCGCGCTGGCTTCGACGTCACACGACTGTCTGGCGCTGACCGATTCGCGGCGTCCGTCTCCGTGAACGCGGATGCCTACTCCCGCTCCTCGACCGTCTACCTGGCCACCGGTCACCAGTTTCCCGACGCGCTCGCCGGGGCGGTGCTCGCCGCCAAGGACAGGGCTCCACTGTTCATTATCCCCAGCACCTGCGTGCCCTCGGCTGTGCTCCACCAGATCAGCGCGCTCGGCGCCACCCGCGTCGTGCTGCTGGGCGGGCCGGGTGCGCTCAGCGAGCGCGTCTTCTCGCTGACCTCGTGCGGCCAGACCGTCCGGACACCCCCACCCACCCCCCCCCCCGCTCCCGCCCCGACACCCGTACCCGTACCCGTACCCGGACCTACTCGCGCTCCCGAGCAGCTCGTCTTTCCCGACGAGCAGGTCGCGCCGCTCATCGCCGCCATCCCGACTCGCTCGCCGAAGTCCCTGGGGCCCGACCGGCTCGCCGACGGGGTGACCCCTCCGACCAACCGTTGGTTCTCCGGACTTGTCTTCGGCGCGTCCCCGGAGCCGGTCTTCCCGCTGCCCCTGTCGTTCGCTCTGACCGCGCGTGGCTTCAACTTCGGCGTTCCGAAGGTGAGCGCCGGAGCCGACACTATCTTCGGCGGCCACTCACCCCAGCTCTCCGTCGACACCGGGGCAACATCGGCTGTCGTCTCCTCGTACGACGACGCCTCCATCACGATCGAGCAGCACACCGCCGACGGCGTGCTCGGCACGGTCGTTATCGCCCAGGGCTCTCCCCTCGTCACCTTCACCGCCTCCCGCGCCGCGACGATCACGCTGGGCCAGCCGGTGACGCCCAGCGGCCCCGGTGTCTGGTCGAGCACCGCCGCCGGCAACCAGTTCGGGCTCGTCACCAAGGGATCCGTCACGGCCTTGTCGGTCTCGCTCACGGCGGGCCAGACCGCCGTCTGGGTCGCGGTGCCCCGCGGCGGCAACCTCGCCTCGCTCGTCAAGTACGCCGGCGGCGTCACCGGTGTCGACGTGTCGTACTCGGTTGACGAGGCGGCGGCCACCACGACTCTCGACTACCTCGGTGCCGGCGACACCCTCATCGCCGCGATGCCGCACCAGCAGTCCACCCTCGGCTCGGTCACCGGCTGCGGACTCGGCAGCTATCCGTCGGTCTACGGCGAACTGACGCTGTGCGCCGGGCCGGGGATCAGCTGGTCGGCGCCCCGCCTCGCGCCGGCTGCATCCCTCGGCGCAGGCTCGCTCCACGCCAACGACCGGGCGACCCTGCTCGAGCAGCTCGCGAGGGACGTCGCTGCAACGCCGCCCCTCCCCGGCGACACCTACTTCGGCGGCAAGGCCCTCTACCGGCTGGCCAACCTGCTCTCACTCGCCACCGAGCTCGGGGACGACACCTCGGCGGCGATCCTCGGCGACCGGCTCGGACGCGCGCTCACCGAGTGGACGCAGCCGCACGGCTGCGCCATCCGCGGGGAGAGGTGCTTCGTCTACGACGAGAAGGCGAGGGGAATCGTGGGCCTCGCGGCGTCGTTCGGCTCCGAGGAATTCAATGACCACCACTTCCACTACGGGTACTTCCTGCACGCGGCGAGCATCGCCGTGGCGCACGACCCCTCGCTCATGCCGAAGATTGCCCCGGTCATAAACCTGCTCGCCGCCGACATCGCATCGGCCGGATCTCCTGGCTACTTCCCCGAGCGCAGGGTCTTTGACGCATACGCGGGCCACTCCTGGGCATCCGGCACCTCGCCGTTCGCCGATGGCAACAACCAGGAGTCCAGCTCGGAGGCCGTCACCGCGTGGAATGGCCTCGCGCTGTGGGGCGCCGCCACCGGCAACAAGGCGCTCGTGCAGCAGGCGGAGTGGATGCTCGCGAGCGAAGCCGACTCGGCGCGCGCCTACTGGACCGACTTCGACCTCGATGCTCCGGTCTACGACGGATTCAGCCACACCATCACCTCGCTCAACTGGGGAGGGAAGCGGGACTATGCGACCTGGTTCAGCGGCGAACCGTCGGCGAAGCTCGGGATTCTGGTGCTGCCGATGAGTCCCGTCGCCGGGTACCTCGCCGGCGATGCCGGACGCATCGCCCTGAATCTCGCACCCGCGACGCCCGCCGGCTTCGACGTGATGTTTGGGGACTACCTGCTCATGTACGCGGCACTCGGTGGACCCGCTGCGGCCGATGACGCCCTTGCCAGGGCCCGCGTGCTGCCGGGTCGTCGCATCGACGACGGGAATTCTCGCAGCTACCTGCTCGCCTTCATCATGACCCGCTGA
- a CDS encoding purine-nucleoside phosphorylase yields the protein MSTTHSHVLDDPMTDPFEVAAAAAADIANLTGVGHHDIALTLGSGWAKAADLIGETVATIPATEVTGFSRPALEGHVGSLRSILLPGGKRALVIGARTHYYEGHGVRRVVHSVRTAAATGAKVMILTNGAGGIKPHWTPGTPVLISDHINLTFDSPLEGATFVDLTDLYSSRLRAIAKGIDPTLDEGVYTQFRGPHYETPAEVQMAKAIGGHIVGMSTALEAIAARQAGMEVLGMSLITNLAAGIQTSPLSHAEVLEAGRDAEPVISALLAQIVDAL from the coding sequence ATGTCGACTACGCATTCCCATGTCCTGGATGATCCGATGACGGATCCCTTCGAGGTCGCCGCCGCCGCGGCCGCCGACATCGCGAACCTCACGGGTGTCGGCCACCACGACATTGCACTGACCCTCGGATCGGGCTGGGCGAAGGCGGCCGACCTCATCGGCGAGACTGTAGCGACGATCCCTGCCACCGAGGTCACCGGATTCAGCCGTCCGGCGCTCGAGGGCCACGTGGGCTCGCTCCGCTCGATCCTGTTGCCCGGCGGCAAGCGCGCCCTCGTGATCGGCGCCCGCACCCACTACTACGAGGGCCACGGAGTGCGCCGTGTCGTACACAGTGTTCGTACGGCAGCAGCGACCGGTGCGAAGGTCATGATCCTCACCAACGGCGCGGGCGGCATCAAGCCGCACTGGACGCCGGGAACGCCCGTCCTCATCAGCGACCACATCAACCTCACCTTCGACTCCCCGCTCGAGGGCGCCACGTTCGTCGACCTCACCGACCTGTACTCGTCGAGGCTTCGGGCTATCGCGAAGGGCATCGATCCGACCCTCGACGAGGGCGTTTACACCCAGTTCCGCGGGCCGCACTATGAGACCCCGGCCGAGGTGCAGATGGCGAAGGCGATCGGCGGGCACATTGTCGGCATGTCGACGGCGCTCGAGGCCATCGCCGCGCGCCAGGCGGGCATGGAGGTGCTCGGCATGTCGCTCATCACGAACCTCGCCGCGGGCATCCAGACGTCCCCGCTGAGCCACGCAGAGGTGCTCGAGGCCGGCCGTGACGCCGAGCCGGTCATCAGCGCTCTCCTCGCCCAGATCGTCGACGCGCTGTGA
- a CDS encoding phospho-sugar mutase: MTAERNLVRLARDWIAQDPDTWTRAELEAAVADAERGTPSALADLHDRFDTRLEFGTAGLRGAIGAGPNRMNRVLVSQTAAGFAAWLLSRESSPSVVIGYDGRTNSRVFAIDTAEIMAGAGVRAILLPRLLPTPVLAFAVRQLEVSAGVMVTASHNPAADNGYKVYVGGADGGAQIVAPADAEIAERIYAIAAGSRATDLPRSSDFETASEEVVDEYVRVTASLAGAVPAPISFVYTAMHGVGWHTARRVFVDAGFGEPISVREQQEPDAAFPTVAFPNPEEHGALDLAMATATTAGAELIIANDPDADRLAVAIPADGGWRRLSGNEVGSLLGWRAAERLATAGADGTLACSLVSSPALREIAREYRLDFAETLTGFKWISRAGGLAFGYEEALGYLVDPDKVRDKDGISAAVDFLTLVSELKAAGKTVEDHLLEFAEKFGAFASAQISVRVTDLAEVPRIMTKLRDAPLREIGSIRVDRVEDFASGFGSFPASDILRFWTTDGARVIVRPSGTEPKVKVYIDSSSTEGTGPRRQAAAQAVVDELDAGIRAILA; encoded by the coding sequence GTGACCGCCGAGCGCAACCTCGTCCGTCTCGCCCGGGACTGGATCGCCCAGGACCCCGACACCTGGACCCGGGCCGAACTCGAGGCGGCCGTCGCGGATGCCGAGAGAGGCACACCCTCGGCGCTCGCCGACCTGCACGACCGCTTTGACACGCGTCTCGAGTTCGGTACCGCCGGTCTGCGCGGCGCGATCGGAGCGGGCCCGAACCGCATGAACCGCGTGCTCGTCAGCCAAACCGCGGCGGGATTCGCTGCCTGGCTGCTCTCTCGCGAGAGCTCCCCGAGCGTTGTGATCGGCTACGACGGTCGCACGAACTCACGGGTTTTCGCGATCGATACGGCGGAGATCATGGCCGGCGCGGGCGTGCGCGCCATCCTGCTCCCCCGCCTCCTGCCTACGCCCGTGCTCGCGTTCGCGGTGCGCCAGCTCGAGGTGAGTGCCGGGGTCATGGTGACCGCGAGCCATAACCCGGCAGCCGACAACGGCTACAAGGTCTACGTGGGCGGCGCGGACGGCGGCGCGCAGATCGTCGCCCCCGCAGATGCCGAGATCGCCGAGCGAATCTACGCCATCGCGGCCGGCTCGCGCGCCACCGATCTGCCCAGGAGCAGCGACTTCGAGACCGCGAGCGAGGAGGTCGTCGACGAGTACGTGCGCGTTACCGCCTCGCTCGCGGGGGCCGTCCCAGCGCCGATCTCCTTCGTCTACACGGCCATGCACGGCGTCGGCTGGCATACCGCCCGCCGGGTGTTCGTCGATGCCGGGTTCGGCGAACCAATCTCGGTGCGCGAGCAGCAGGAGCCGGATGCCGCGTTCCCGACCGTCGCATTCCCCAACCCGGAGGAGCACGGCGCGCTCGACCTCGCGATGGCGACCGCGACGACGGCAGGCGCCGAACTCATCATCGCCAACGACCCCGACGCCGACCGGCTCGCGGTCGCGATCCCGGCCGACGGCGGCTGGCGGCGGCTGAGCGGCAACGAGGTCGGCTCCCTGCTGGGCTGGCGCGCTGCGGAGCGGCTCGCCACGGCCGGTGCCGACGGCACTCTCGCGTGTTCCCTCGTGAGCTCCCCCGCCCTGCGGGAGATCGCCCGCGAATACCGCCTCGACTTCGCCGAGACCCTCACCGGGTTCAAGTGGATCTCCCGCGCGGGCGGGCTCGCGTTCGGCTACGAGGAGGCCCTCGGCTACCTCGTCGATCCAGACAAGGTGCGTGACAAGGATGGCATCTCGGCCGCCGTCGATTTCCTCACCCTCGTCTCCGAGCTGAAGGCTGCCGGCAAGACGGTCGAAGATCACCTGCTCGAGTTCGCCGAGAAGTTCGGTGCGTTCGCGTCGGCGCAGATCTCGGTGCGGGTGACCGACCTCGCTGAGGTTCCGCGCATCATGACGAAGCTGCGGGATGCTCCGCTGCGCGAAATCGGGTCGATTCGCGTAGACCGTGTCGAGGACTTCGCGAGCGGATTCGGGTCGTTCCCGGCCAGCGACATCCTCCGCTTCTGGACCACGGACGGCGCACGCGTCATCGTCCGCCCGAGCGGCACCGAGCCCAAGGTCAAGGTGTACATCGACTCGTCCAGCACCGAGGGCACCGGTCCCCGGCGGCAGGCCGCGGCGCAGGCCGTCGTCGATGAGCTCGACGCAGGCATCCGCGCGATCCTCGCCTGA
- a CDS encoding HNH endonuclease signature motif containing protein yields MSKATDPLIDSADAFASVWAGALTGFGARVGEHPDARPPDARGAGSGAAAAAVSVGATAGASFGAIAVAPSQLDVETMSDAGLVRAIQSGYDLKRHVDALLVRAAGELSVRSRPSLGQGGLAKSSGHTSPASLITELGRVTLAEAGRTVRLGEATTAPVSLLGERLPAPFPLVADAVNSGVVQVDAAQSIITSLTQAAPRALPVHLVAAEEELVTFAASHPADTVRKLSISWRDALDTDGIAPREEALIAARSLRWSKQGNGLERCTIDLDPLGAGYVRTMIDAMVGDALRAVRFDTDPTGPAGTAGGHGHGMGDEGLDRDACGDHHAELPDPRTIPRIAADALIDVARHMMGCTTAPGPLPHTTLIIRMTLEQLQSGLGAAHLDGVEDPITAGAARRLAADAELIPAVLGGNSQILDLGTGRRLFTRAQRIAFAERDGGCAITGCGRPPSYTEAHHIHWWSHGGTTNLNNGILLCTGHHHIIHKGWTVQITDNTPWFTPPTHIDPTRTPKRGGKLPTPALP; encoded by the coding sequence ATGTCCAAAGCAACCGATCCCCTCATTGACAGCGCTGACGCGTTCGCGTCGGTGTGGGCTGGTGCGCTCACCGGGTTCGGCGCCCGGGTCGGCGAACACCCCGATGCCCGGCCGCCCGATGCGCGTGGAGCAGGATCCGGCGCAGCGGCTGCAGCCGTCTCGGTCGGTGCAACCGCCGGAGCATCGTTCGGCGCGATTGCGGTCGCTCCGTCCCAGCTCGATGTGGAGACCATGTCCGATGCGGGGCTGGTGCGGGCGATCCAGTCCGGCTATGACCTCAAACGACACGTCGATGCCCTGCTGGTGCGTGCGGCGGGGGAGCTGAGTGTGCGCTCGCGCCCCTCGCTCGGGCAGGGCGGCCTGGCGAAGTCTTCCGGGCATACCTCTCCTGCCTCCCTGATCACGGAACTGGGTCGGGTGACTCTGGCCGAGGCCGGCAGAACAGTCCGGCTGGGTGAGGCGACCACCGCACCGGTGTCCCTGCTCGGGGAGCGCCTCCCGGCCCCGTTCCCCCTGGTCGCGGATGCGGTGAACAGCGGTGTGGTGCAGGTGGATGCGGCCCAGTCGATCATCACCTCCCTCACCCAGGCCGCCCCCCGCGCCCTGCCGGTACACCTGGTCGCGGCGGAGGAGGAACTGGTCACCTTCGCCGCGTCTCATCCGGCGGACACGGTGCGGAAGCTGTCGATCTCTTGGCGCGACGCGCTCGATACCGATGGGATCGCACCGCGGGAGGAGGCACTGATCGCGGCCCGGTCGCTGCGCTGGAGCAAACAGGGCAACGGTTTGGAGCGCTGCACGATCGACCTCGACCCCCTCGGCGCCGGATATGTGCGCACCATGATCGACGCGATGGTCGGCGACGCCCTCCGCGCCGTCCGCTTCGACACCGACCCGACAGGACCTGCGGGGACCGCCGGCGGCCACGGCCACGGCATGGGCGATGAGGGTCTCGACCGGGACGCGTGCGGTGACCACCATGCCGAGCTTCCCGACCCGCGGACGATCCCCAGGATCGCCGCCGACGCTCTGATCGATGTGGCCCGGCACATGATGGGCTGCACCACCGCACCCGGACCCCTCCCACACACCACCCTGATCATCCGGATGACCCTGGAACAACTCCAATCCGGCCTCGGCGCAGCACACCTCGACGGAGTCGAGGACCCCATCACGGCTGGTGCCGCCCGCAGGCTTGCCGCGGACGCGGAACTGATCCCCGCAGTCCTCGGCGGGAACAGCCAAATCCTCGACCTCGGCACCGGGAGACGACTATTCACCCGCGCCCAACGAATCGCATTCGCCGAACGCGACGGCGGCTGCGCCATCACCGGCTGCGGCAGACCACCCTCCTACACCGAAGCCCACCACATCCACTGGTGGTCCCACGGCGGCACAACAAACCTCAACAACGGAATCCTTCTATGCACCGGACACCACCACATCATCCACAAAGGATGGACCGTACAAATCACCGACAACACCCCCTGGTTCACCCCACCCACACACATCGACCCCACACGAACACCCAAACGCGGCGGAAAACTCCCCACACCAGCACTGCCATGA
- a CDS encoding PTS sugar transporter subunit IIB gives MKIVAICGAGIGSSSILKVNAERVLANLGLEANVTAADISSVRTVAADAQVILTSSEFVEAIGKTFADVIVIENYFDLRELTEKLEKSLG, from the coding sequence ATGAAGATCGTCGCGATCTGCGGCGCCGGAATCGGCAGCTCCAGCATTCTCAAGGTCAACGCGGAGCGCGTTCTGGCCAATCTCGGCCTGGAGGCCAACGTGACGGCGGCCGATATCTCCTCGGTACGCACCGTGGCGGCCGACGCCCAGGTGATCCTGACATCGTCCGAGTTCGTCGAGGCGATCGGCAAGACCTTCGCCGACGTGATCGTGATCGAGAACTACTTCGACCTGCGGGAGCTCACGGAGAAGCTGGAGAAGTCGCTGGGCTGA
- a CDS encoding PTS sugar transporter subunit IIA, with protein MSLPPLPEEAITIGADARTWREAVRLAGAGLEASGAARSAYSEEMIRMIEEHGPYVVIAPGLALAHARPGPDVIKDGLAVVTLSTPVAFGHPHNDPVSVVLGLAILSIEGHLASVAELANVFNDPTAIPAIAAAKDAATIIAIMKREQ; from the coding sequence ATGTCGCTCCCGCCCCTCCCCGAGGAGGCCATCACCATCGGTGCGGATGCCCGGACCTGGCGTGAGGCCGTGCGCCTCGCCGGCGCGGGGCTCGAGGCATCCGGGGCCGCACGCTCGGCCTACTCCGAGGAGATGATCCGCATGATCGAGGAGCACGGCCCCTATGTGGTCATCGCTCCCGGCCTCGCGCTCGCGCACGCCCGTCCCGGGCCGGACGTCATCAAGGACGGCCTCGCCGTCGTGACGCTGAGCACCCCGGTAGCCTTCGGGCATCCGCACAACGACCCCGTCAGCGTCGTGCTGGGGTTGGCCATCCTGTCGATCGAGGGACACCTCGCCTCGGTCGCCGAGCTCGCGAACGTGTTCAACGACCCAACTGCGATCCCTGCGATCGCGGCGGCGAAGGATGCCGCGACAATCATCGCCATCATGAAGAGGGAACAATGA